The Halostagnicola kamekurae sequence AAGTTCTGGCTCGTCGAGTCGATTCCATCCCCGGAACCCCCTGCGATTCGCCAGATGAGTTCGTCATCGCTCATAGTAAGGTCAGTGGCCGGTGGGCCAGCAGTACCTGATTCTTCGGTCTTACCTCCCTAAAGACTTTGCTATAGATTGCCATGCATCTATCGTGAAGAATGAACAACCATCCACTTTAGACGGTCAGATCTCTCATGTTTGTTCGGAACGTTCACCAAAAGTGTGTGATATCTCCCGTTCGAAAACCAAATTCGCGTAATCTATTAGTAGAGTGGACGTTCGGTCACCAAACCCAAAAAGAGCTGCCCAGTCTGCCACTCGTAGCGAATAGCGCCGAAACGACAGTGAAAACGTACTGGAACGATAATATGTTTGGCCTGATTCGGCTATCTGCGTCGAACTCGAGAGTCCGGTTACTCGTTCTGTGGATTACTCGGATGGTAGTCGGTGTCGTACTCTCCGGGCTGATCGTCGAGCCGATCCGGATTAATGCGTCCCGACAGTAGCATGAAGTCGACGAGGGTGAGCGCGAGCATCGCTTCGACGACCGGAACGCCCCGCGGCGGAAGGACCGGATCGTGGCGGCCAATGACCTTCTCTTCTTTCAGCTCTCCCGTCTCCCAGTCGGCGGTCTGCTGGCTCTTCGGGATCGAGGTCGGCGCGTGTAGCGTTACCTCGCCGTAGATCGGTTCGCCCGAACTGATTCCGCCCTGAATGCCGCCGTGGTCGTTCTCGACCGGCGTCGGGTTCCCGTCCGCGTCGAACTCCCAGTCGTCGTTTCGGTCCTTGCCGGTCCACTCGCGCGCCTCGCGGCCGAGACCGAACTCGAAGGCCGTCGTCGCGGGCACGGCCATCATCGCCTGCCCGAGCCGCGCCGAGAGCGAATCGAATCGCGGCGCGCCCAGCCCGGTCGGCACTCCCTGGGCTTCGAAGTAGATCGAACCGCCGATAGAGTCGCCTTCCTCCTGATAGTCCTCGATGAGTTCTTGCATCTCCGCTGCGGTCTCGGGATGAGCACAGCGAACGTCGTTCTCCTCGCTGTGTTCTATGATCTCCTCGAAACTCACCTCCGGTGCCTCGACCGATCCGATCTGGTTGACGTGCGCTTTGAGCTCGATCCCCTGGGTCGCGAGGATCTTCTTCGCGATCGCGCCGGCGGCGACCCAGTTGACCGTTTCGCGCGCGGACGAACGACCGCCTCCGCCCCAGTTTCGCGTCCCGAACTTCGCCGAGTAGGTAAAATCGCCGTGGGACGGCCGCGGCGCGGTGATAAACGGCTCGTACTTGCCGGACCGGGCGTCCTTGTTCTGGATGACCATCCCGATCGGCGTCCCGGTCGTGTACCCGTCCTGGACGCCCGATTTGATCGAGACGGCGTCGGCTTCGCCGCGACTGGTCGTGATCATCGACTGGCCCGGTTTGCGCCGATCGAGGTCCCCCTGGATGTCCGATTCGGACAGCTCGAGGCCGGCCGGACAGCCCGAGACCGTACAGCCCATCGCCTCGCCGTGACTCTCGCCGAACGTGGTCACCTGAAAGAGGCGACCGAACGTATTGCCGTTCATTACCACCACATCAGAGACGCGGACACTTAGCGATGCAGGGATCGAGCCAAGGACTCGAGCGGCCCGATCGACGCGGCGGAATTCGTCAGTCGAAGTGGAACCGTTCGATCGCTCGAGACGAGCGGAACACCGACAGCGCGCCGAGACAGCCCGCCATCGCTGCGCTCAGTGCGGCCCCAAGAACGCCGATAACGACGGGGTGGACGCCGAGCGAGTCGGCGAGGGCGTCGTTGATGAGGCCCGTGTGTGCGAACATCGTCGGCGCCGCGACCAGAAAGAGCGCGATCGAGTAGACGGCGAACGCGATCGTACTCGGGATGATCGCTTCCTGACTCCGGGAGACGCTCACCTCCTCGTACCGCGGAAAGAGCGTCCCGATTCCCGACGCGAGCGGGCCGGCACACAGCCCCAGGACGAGCGCCGAGAGCGTGTACGTGCCGACCAGCGGGAGCACCATCGGACTCACGATGCCCAGTGCGGCGGTCGCAATGACCGTCACCGGGACGCCGACGAGGACGCCGGCGACCACGTGCCCGGCGACCAGGGTTTTACCGGAGGACACTCCGAGCGCAGTTACCGGCAGCGACGCGCCTTCGTTCCCGAGCACGTTCAACGTGAACAGCGACCCGGTGATCCAGGCCCCAGAGAGGCCGACGAGAAGCGGGAGGATACCACCGACGCTGCCGGTCCGGACGGTCGACGTGATCGGCATCACGAGTAACATCAGCGGGTAGAGTACGAACGAGAGCGTGATCGGGTTTCGTCTGGCGCGGATCCAGTCGACTCGAGCGACGCCGTAAATCGGCCTCGAGACGACGGACGCGAGCCTCGAGGAGCCCGATTCGGTCGGTTCTGTCTTCGTTTCGTAGTGATCGACCCGAACCGGGTCGGCGTACCAGAGCCACTCCGCGAGGCGGCCGAGGACGGCGGGGGCGATCGCCACGCCGACGGCGACCAACCCGACCGCACCGAACGCGCGGAGTACGGACGCGTCGGTACTGAGCGCGAGTAGCGCCAGATCACCGAACCACGCCAGTGGAGTTCGGACCACGATCGAAACCACCGGATCGAGCACGGATCCGACCGAGTTGGTGATGAAGACGCCCATATAAACCACTCCGAGGATTGCGAGAAATACCGTCCGAAGACGGGCCAGAAGCTTCGACCTCGCCCCGGAGTTCTTGACCGCGAGGGCGAGTACGAACCCGGAGAGAATGCCGAGCGTGACGATCGAACAGAAGGTAACGAGCAGGAGCGGCGCGGTGGCGACCGACCCGGCGCCGGCCGCGAACACGAGCGCGCCGATTCCGCCGAGGACGAACGCAGGGACGCCCCAGAGAAGTAGCTTACCGACGACCAACCCGCCGATCAACTCGCGGTGAGAAATCGTCGTCAACAGGCCGTCGGATCGATCCGGGTCCAATCCGGTCGCGTACGTCTGGTAGCCGCTCAACCCCGTGATGAAGATCCAGACGTAGACGACACCCATCCGCGCGACCTCGAGCGGTTCCTCGAACTCCCCGGACGCGACGCCCGATCCGAACGCGTACAACAGACCGATTCCCACCATAGCGAACAGTCCCATAAATCCGATCGCGATCACGATGGCCAGCAATTGCATCGGATTGTCGCGCAGTTTGCGCCACTGACGGCGGATCTCCGTTCGGCCGACGGTCCAGACGTGGCTCATCGCCTGCGAGCGATTCGCGCCGATCATAGTCTCCCCTCCATCCGTCGTACCCGCGGCTGCACCGACCGCTCGAGTCGTCTTCGCCACGGTGGTGCGAGATCGACCCTTTCGTGACTGTGCCGGAAGAGTGCTCCGTACATCCGTTACTCACCGACGACTGGGGCACTGTGGTCGGTCGTTACCGAGAGGAAGACGTCCTCGAGAGTGGAGTCTTCCGCGGCCTCGAGCGTTCCGGTCAACTCCGCCGGATCGCCCTCTTCGACGATGCGGCCCTGATAGAGCACGCCGACGAGGTCCGCCAGTTCCTCGACGACCGAGAGGATGTGCGTCGAGAGGAAGACGGTGTGGCCCTCGTCGGCGACCTGGTCGAGGACGTCGAGAACGGTCCGCGCCGCGCGCGGGTCGAGTCCGGACGTCGGCTCGTCGAGGAAGACGACATCGGGTTCGTGTAGCAAGGCCTGGATGAGTCCGATCTTCTGGCGCATCCCTTTCGAGTACGCCTCGATCCGCTTTGTGGCATCTGCCCGGAGATCGAACCGATCCAGCCAGCCGTCGATGCGTTTGTTCGCGGTCTCCTCTGGAATGTCCCTGAGGCGCGCGTAGTACTCGAGTTGTTCCCTGCCCGTGAGTTCGTCGAACACCGGCGGGTCCTCGGGGAGGTAGCCGATCGACGATCGGACGGCGTCGCGGTCGGTGACCGGTTCGCCCATGATCGTCGCGCTCCCGGAAGTCGGCCGCGTCAACGTCGTCAGCATTCGCATCGTCGTCGTCTTCCCGGCACCGTTCGGTCCGAGAAAGCCGTACACGGTGCCGCTGGGAACGACGAGATCGAGATTATCGACGACGACTGTTCCGTCGAATCGCTTCGTGAGATCGGTTGCTGTGATAGCGTTCATGTCTATAAAATTTCTCTTGTGAGTACACTCACTAAGTGTATGCCAATTAAAAGAACCCACCGCTAGTGTCGCGGTTCCAATCGAAAATGCGTCCCCCGAACGAACGCGAGGCGCGTCGAGTGCTCCCCCTGAGCCGAACTCGCGTCAGCGGCCAATTCATGGGCATCCGTTCGTTTCCCTCGAACCCATAAAACACGATCTACCGTTTTCCGGGTCAGAAAAATCGAGGGGTGAGACGCTGGAGCCGCCTTAGTTCTCGGTCTCGAGCGTCGCACCGAGACTCGAAAGGGTGTCGAAAAACCCGGGGAAGGAAACGTCGACGTGTTCGCCGCCCCGGATCGTCGTTTCGCCGTCGGCGACGAGTCCCGCGAGCGCCAGCGACATGACGATGCGGTGGTCGCCGCGTCCGTCGACGATCGCTCCCCGAACCGTCGACTCGTCGCCGTGAACGGTCAATGAATCCCGGGTTTCGGTCGTTTCGACGCCCATCTTCTCGAGTTCCTCCGCCATTGCGCTCACGCGATCGGTCTCCTTGTATCGGACGTGTTCAGCGTCGGTGATCCGCGTCTCGCCGTCGGCGACCGCGCCGAGGGTCGCGATCGTCGGGAGGAGATCAGGCGTGTCTTCGACCGAAACGTCGATTCCCTCGAGCGCACCCGTCGAGACGTCGATCGTCCCGTCGTCGCGGTTCCATTCGACGTTCGCGCCCATCCGATCGACCACATCGACGATCGCGGTGTCACCCTGCGCGCTCGGATGTGCCCCCTCGATTCGAACGCCACCCTCGCTCGCGATCGCGCCCGCCGCGAGCGGATACGAGATCGACGAGAAGTCGCCGGGGACGGCGTACTCGCCGCCTTCGGGCGCGTAGGACTGCCCACCCGGGACCGCGAAGCCGTCATCGGTCGATTCGGCGTCGACGCCGAAGTCAGCCAACACTTCGATCGTCACGTCGACGTACGGCGCGGACTTGAGTTCCGTCTCGAGGTCGATCTCGAGACCCTCTGCCGTCACCGCGCCGGCCATCAACAGGGCGGTGATGTACTGCGAGGACACGTCGCCCGGAATCGACACGCGGTCGCCCGACAGCGGACCGGTGACGACCAGTGGTGCCTGTCCATTTTGTCGCGTGCTCGCCGCGTCGGCTCCCAGATCCGAGAGCGCCTCGAGCAGCGGCCCCTGTGGACGCGACCGGAGCGACCCGTCGCCGGTGAGCACGCTCGTGCCGTCGGCCAGCGCCGCCGCCGCGGTGACGAGACGCATCGTCGTGCCGCTGTTGTCGCAGTCGATCACGTCCGCCGGCACCTCGGGAGTCCCGTCGAAGCCCTCGATCTCGAGGGTCCCGTCGTCCGATCGGGTGACGCTGCCCCCGAACAGGGTCACCGCACGCGCGGTCGCTCGCGTATCCGCACTCCAGAGCGCGTCGCGGACCGTCGCGCTATCGGCGTACCCCGACGCCAGAATCGCACGATGCGTGTAACTCTTCGATGGCGGTGCCGTCGCCGTTCCCTCGAGCTCCGACGGAGCGAGCGTGACGTTCATGCTCGGTCTGTGGAGTGGATGCCCTATACCGATACCGGTACGGTTGGCCAGAACGATCGGACCGCTCTCTCGGCCGCCAGATTCTGCAGGAGGATTCGATCACTCGGGACAGCCGATCGACGCCACGATTTCCTCGAGCGGTTCGCCCGGATGCGGGCTCGAAACCTCGTAGCTCACGCCTTCGCACTCCCAGAAGATGCTCTCGAGGCCACCGGCGCGACGATACGCCTCGTGACCGGCGATATCGATCGGTGTGAGCACGTCCGGATGGAATCGGGGTTGCTCCCTGACGGCGACGAACAGTTCGCGTTCGGGCGTGGTCGGCTCGACGTACCAGCTCGTCGCCGTCGTGCCGAAACCCCTGTTCAGGACGGTGATTCGGTCGAGTTCGAAGCCGTCCGGTATCGCGGGGTTCGGGAGGTCGAACGAAAGTTCCGCCTCCGCGGCCGCCGGCGTGTCGAAGACTCCGATGGGTTCGGCGCCGATCGACTTGACCTCGGCGTTCGGCGGCGGATCGTAGGTAAACGTCTCGTCGTCTATCCCCTCGTTGATCTCGAGCTCGTCGTAGGTCACCGTGAGGCTGTGGAGGGTACGGTCGTCGGTTTCGACGACCGTCCGCTCTTTGATCGGGTATCGACTCTCGCGATCGACCCAGATCGACCGGACCGTCTCCGCCTCCTCGACCTCAGCCTCATCGACCCCCCCCCCCGAGCGGAATCGTGTATATCGTTTCCCCGACCAGCAACTCGATCGATCGGCCGACTTCCTCGTCCGATTTCGGGGTCGCATCGACGACGTACGCGTCCCTGTCGTCGACCGTGTCAGTTCCGTCGAGGGCCAGATCGTACTCCTCGAGGAGCGATTGCAGGATCAGACGGGTTCGGTCCTCGACGAACCGGTTCGGGTGGTGGCGTTCGAGAACTTTTCCCGTGGTCGGATAGTACCCCCACGTCACCGCCTGCGTTCGGACCGACACTGTCCCCTCGGGCGCCCGCGAGTCGGACGACTCGAGGACCTCCCGTCGCTGGGCGTCCGGCGGTCGCTGAAAGAGTCGTTCCCGGCGTTCGATGGTCTCTTCCGGCGTTTCGGCCGTCATCGTCCGGACGGCGGCGAGGTTGTTGACGGCCTCTCGAGCGTCGATGGCCGCTCGAACGAGGTCGTCGCCGGAAGGGTCGTCCGCCGAACTCGTTTTCTCGAGACACCCGGCGAGGGCACCGGTGACACCTGCTGCGATGAGACGGCGGCGGCGCATACGTCATCGTTGTAAGGTTTATTGAAAAACGTGGGGATTTGTTTCGAACTTACGGCGACGCCGGACGAAGGGAAGATCCCGTTCCGCGCCGGTGCCGGGACCCTCGTAATTATGTGCTCGCCTGCCACAGTTCCGGCCATGGATATCGACCTCGAACCGCTTCGGTCCGCGCTCGCGGCCGAGGGTATCGACGGCTACCTCATCGACGCCGACGGATCGGACTCCGACCAGCGGTACGTCTCCGATTTCACTGCCCCGGACCCCTACCAGACGCTGGTTACGACCGCGCCGACCGGCCAGTCGAGCGGATCGGCCGGTCCGTCCGAGCCGACTGGTTCGTCCGAATCAGCAGAGTCGCCCGGATCGGACGAGTTCGGCGGGCGTCGCGGCGTCCATCTCCTAGTCTCCGGCCTCGAGTACGGGCGAGCGCGCACGGACGCGACCGTCGACTCGATCGCTCGACGCGCCGACTTCGACTATCGCGACCGCGTCGCGGAATACGGCCCCCAGGAGGGAACCGTCCGGACGATCGCGGCGTTTCTCGAGTCACACGACGTCGAGTCGGTGGCCGTTCCCCCGAGCTTCCCGACGGGGACCGCGGACGGACTTCGGGAACGGGGGATTTCGGTGACGGTCGAATCCCAGAGGATCGTCGAAACGGAGATCCGAGCGCGCAAATCCGGGTGGGAGGTCGAACAGATTCAGTCGACCCAGCGTGCGAACGAGCGGGCGATGGCCGTCGCCGAGGAGTTGATCGCGACCGCGGACGTCGAGGACGGCGTTCTCGTGTACGACGGCGACCCGCTGACGAGCGAGCGCGTCACGACTGAGATCGAAATCGAACTGCTTCGCAACGGCTGTGCGCTCGACGAGACGATCGTCGCCTGCGGGGCCGACGGCGCGGACCCCCACGACCGCGGCAGCGGCCCACTCGAGGCGGACGAACTGATCGTGATCGACATCTTCCCGCGGGACAAGGAGACTGGCTACTTCGGCGATATGACCCGCACGTTCCTGCGCGGCGTCCCGAGCGAGGAACAACGCCGGCGATACGACGTGACCCAGCGCGCTTACGAGGCGGCCCTCGAGGCCGTCGAGGCGGGCGTAACGGGAGCGGCGGTCCACGACGTGGCCTGCGACGTGATCGAAGACGCCGGCTACGAAACCCTGCGGAGCGATCCGACGACGGAAACGGGCTACATTCACAACACGGGCCACGGCGTCGGCCTCGACATCCACGAACAGCCCACGGTGTCGCCGTCCGGCGGGGAACTCGAGCCCGGCCACGTCATCAGCATCGAGCCCGGCATCTACGATCCGGCCGTCGGCGGCGTCCGAATCGAGGATCTGGTCGTCGTCACCGAGGACGGACACAGGAATTTCAACGAGTACGGCGTTCGCCTCGAGCCGAGGGCGTAGCCGGCACCGAGACGAATCGGTCTCGAACGAGACAGAGTGGGAGATTCAGTTACCCGCACAGATCTCGAGGAAGTTCTCGAAGATCTCGTCGCCTTCCTCGGTGTGAGCGACCTCCGGGTGCCACTGGACGCCGTAGAGATCCCGGTCGGTGTCGCTCATCGCCTCGACACCGCAGACGTCGCTCGAGGCGGTCCGTTCGAATCCATCGGGAACTTCTTTGACCTCGTCGGCATGACTCGCCCAGACGCGGGTTTCGGGATACAGCGAACCCGTGAGCGGGTCGTCCTCCGAGTGCAGGTCGACGGTGACGTCGGCGTAGCCGCCGTACTCGCCGCCGCCGACGCGACCGCCGAGTTCCTCGGCGATCAACTGCATGCCAAGACAGATTCCCAGCACCGGCATGTCCGACTCGAGGTACGCCGCCGATTCTCCAGTGCGATCCATGTCCGGCCCGCCCGAGAGCACGACGCCGTCGGCGTCGACGTCTTCAGGTGGCGTGTCGTTGTCGATCAGTTCCGAGTCGACGCCGAGGTCCCGAAGCGCTCGATCCTCCAGGTGCGTAAACTGTCCGTGGTTGTCCACCACGACGATCTTCGTCATTGGCGGGGGATAGCGAGCGAGTCGGTAAAAGCAGTCCGGAAGCGAACCCGATCGCTGCCGTCGGCCCTGACTCGTCGGCCCCGTCGGCTCTGATTCGTCGGTGTCACCGGCCTGACTCACCGGTATCGTCGGTCTGATTCATCGGTACCGTCGATTCTGACTCGTCCGTCTGCTACCGGTGCGCGCAGTCGGTACGTTTATGCGCATTTCCGACGATGATCCGCGCATGGCTATCGATCTCAGCGAGTTCGACCATCCGGCGTGGCTCACCGCAGCGGGAACGGGCGTGGGATACCTGTTGATCCTCGTTTTGCTGACTATCCTGCTCTTTCTCGTTCCGTGGGGCATCTTCGAACTGTTGTAAGTCGCTCCCTCGGTCGCTTATCCCTACGCCGAAAGCGACTTGCTCGTATCTTAGGTGGTTTCTAGAGATTGGTATTGGCCGTCAGTGTTCTCGCATTACAGGTTCATGGTTTATTGAATTTCATATTAATGGGACAGAAGTAATTTAAATTTAGCTTCCATGTTCGAACCATGACATCCAGGCAGTTTAAGACAATTATCGGGATAGCAATGGTTGGAATCGGACTTGTACAGGTGTCTCTCTATGCCGTACAAAGCGAGTTGATTCCCACCGGTTTGGGAGCCTTTTACTCGCTACTCGGAATCGTTTACCTCTGGGCTGAAGTATACGCTGCTGAGTAGTACTGTTTCCGGGATCATCGCGTCGAAGCACGCGTTTGAACGACCTGCGTAGAATAGCAGCAGCGTCGCGCTCGAGAATCGTCCTCCTACAAACCGGCTCGAGAAGCCGCTTCAGGCGAACGTCTTCGAGACGTCCTCGGTCTCGTCGGAACTGGCCTGAACCTTCTCCCAGGCGTTCTGGAAGTCCTCCATCCGGATCTCGGTTCGGTCGTCGCGGATGGCGAACATCCCGGCCTCGGTACAGATCGCCTTGACGTCGGCACCGGAGGCCTCGTCGGCCTCGGCGGCGAGGGACTCGAACTCGACGTCGTCGGCGACGTTCATGCCTCGAGTGTGGATCTGGAAGATCAGTTCTCGGCCCTCCTGATCGGGTTTGGGAACTTCGATGAGTCGGTCGAAGCGGCCGGGGCGGAGGATGGCGCGATCGAGCATGTCGAAGCGGTTGGTGGCGGCGATGATGCGGATCTCGCCGCGCTCTTCGAAGCCGTCCATCTCCGAGAGCAGTTGCATCATCGTCCGCTGGACTTCGGCGTCGCCGGAGGTCTTGGACTCGGTTCGCTTGGCGGCGATGGCGTCGATCTCGTCGATGAAGATGACCGCGGGTTCGTGCTCGCGTGCGACCTCGAAGAGGTCTCGAACGAGTTTCGCACCTTCACCGATGAACTTGTGGACCAGCTCCGAGCCGGCCATCTTGATGAACGTCGCGTCGGTCTGGTTTGCGACCGCTTTCGCGAGCATCGTCTTACCGGTTCCCGGCGGTCCGTGAAGGAGGACGCCGCTCGGCGGTTCGATACCGACGTCGTCGAACATGCCGGGTTTCTTCATCGGCATCTCGACGGTTTCGCGAACCTCCTGTAGCTGGTCCTCGAGCCCGCCGATGTCCTCGTACTCGACTTCGGGGCTCTGGGTGACTTCCATCACGCGAGCCCGGACGTCGGTCTCTCCGGAGAGGGTCTTGACGATCGAGAGGGAGTTGTTGACGGCGACCCGGGAATCGGGCTCGAGGTCCTCGCGCATCTCCTCGGTGACCTCGGTCAGGGCCTCCTGATTGTTTCCGTGCTGTTTGATGATGACGCCTTCGTCGGTCAGTTCCTGAACCGTCGCGACGAAAAGCGGCGACTGCTTTAGCTTCTTGTTTTCGTGGGTGAGTCGCTCGAGTTTCTGCTGGTACTTGTTGTTCTCGGCGTTCGCATCGAGGAGTTTGTCGCGCATCTCCTCGTTTTGCGACTCGAGGATCTCCAGGCGGTCCTCGAGCGACTGTATTTTCTCCTGTTGGGACGCCTCGTCCTCGTCGTATGGGAGGTCGACGTCGTCCACAGTGTCGCTCATTAACCCACCTTTGGGTGTTGGTTCATAAGAGGCTTCGGGTCGATACATCGGATATATTTTATTACCGCTGAGCATTTATCGAAACAGAAAATATTATCACCCTGTATCCGAAACGGGTATTCGATGAGCGCTTCAGAGCCGTTTCGACAGGAGTCGACCCCCCGGGGGAGCTGGGAGGACGTCCGGGATCTGCCGCCGAGTGCGAAACTCGTCGCGAAGGTCCTCGAGTACAACGACACGATGACCCAACAGCAGATTGCAGACGAGACCCTGCTTCCGGCGCGAACCGTCCGTTACGCGCTCAACCGCCTCGACGACCAAAACGTCATCGACTCTCGCTTTTCGTTCTCGGACGCCCGAAAACGGCTTTACAGCCTCGACATCGAATCCTGAACTCGCTTTCGCGCTTCTGACCGCCCTCGATCGATCCAGTCATACTTTCAGTCCGGTCACGGAACCCATTTAGGGGAGCCAGAACAAGAACGGCGTAGATGACGCGGGTGATACACACGGGCGATACCCACATCGGGTACCAGCAGTACAACACACCCGAGCGACGACGCGACTTTCTCGAGGCGTTCCGCGAAGTCGTCGACGACGCGGTCGAGGACGACGTCGACGCGGTGGTCCACGCGGGCGACCTGTTTCACGACCGACGACCGGGACTGGTGGATCTGCAGGGCACGGTCGAAATTCTGCGCACGCTCGAGGACGCCGACATTCCGTTTCTCGCCGTCGTCGGCAACCACGAGTCCAAACGCGACGGCCAGTGGCTCGACCTGTTTGCCGACCTCGGCCTCGCGACTCGACTCGGCGCCGAACCCCACGTTCTCGACGACGTCGCGCTCTACGGCCTCGATTTCGTCCCCCGATCGCGTCGGGATGCCCTCGAGTACGATTTCGACCCGCTCCCGGACGCCGCAGACCATGCGGCGCTCGTGACCCACGGCCTGTTCGAGCCGTTCGCTCACGCCGACTGGGACACCGAACGCCTGCTCGAGGAATCGACCGTCGACTTCGACGCCGTCCTCCTCGGCGACAACCACAAACCCGACACCGCGGAGGTGCTCGAGACGTGGGTCACCTACTGCGGATCGACCGAGCGCGCGAGCGCCAGCGAGCGCGAGGACCGCGGGTACAACATCGTCACCTTCGACTCCGCAACCGAGTCACAATCCGACGAGACGGACGAGGTGACGATCCGCCGACGCGGGCTCGCCGACACGCGCTCGTTCGTCTTCGTCGACGTCGAACTCGGCGAGGGAGAGGGCCTCGAGCGCGTACAGGAACGGGTTCGGGAGTACGACCTCGAGGACGCCGTCGTGATCGTCACCGTCGAAGGGGACGGTCGGCCGATCACGCCCGCGACCGTCGAGGAGTTCGCGACCGACCGCGGCGCGCTCGTCTCGCGAGTCAACGACCGCCGAGAGCTTCCCGAACAGGACGAGGAGGTCTCGGTCAGCTTCGCCGATCCCGACGACGCCGTCCGAGAACGGGTCCGCGAACTGGGACTCAGCGACGCCGCGTTGAACATAGACCGGACAGTTCGACGCGCGGATCTCGCGGACTCGAACGTTCGAGAAACCGCAGAGCGGCTAGTTCGAGAGCTCCTCGAGGAGGATCGTTCGGCGTTCGAACCCGCGCCGGATCGCGATCCCGAAGATGTCACGACGCTCGCCGATGCAATCGCTGATGGAGACGGCGAGGCGGTCGACGGAGACAGCGAGACGGCCGGTAAAGGTGTCGAGCCAGCCGACGAAGCTGTCGAGGCGGCAGATAAAGACGGCGAGTTGGCTGACACAGACACTGACACGACAGACGAACTACCGTCCGACTCGAGCGAGGAGACTACCGGCTCTCCCTCGGAAGAGGGGGGACCCCAATCAGAAAGGACAACGGAGGACGCGACGGCGACAGCCCCCTCTCAGTCCGACGACCGATCCGACGATCCCGAGACCGATTCGGAGACGACCTCGCTGGGTGATTTCGCGTGAAAGTCGAACGCATCCGGCTTCGGAACTTCAAGTGCTACGGCGAGGCCGACCTCGGCCTCGAGCGCGGTGTGACCATCGTCCACGGCGTCAACGGCAGCGGCAAGTCGACGCTGCTCGAGGGCGTCTTCTTCGCGCTCTACGGCTCGAAAGCGCTGGACGATCGCACGCTCGACGACGTGATCACGACCGGCGAGGAGGAAGCCGAAATCGAACTGGCGTTCCGACACGACGACGTCGACTACCGGGTCGAACGCCACCTCAAACTCCGCGGCGATCGGGCAACGACGACCAAGTGCGTCCTCGAGACGCCCGAGGGAACGGTCGAGGGCGCGACCGACGTTCGCGAGCGAGTGACGACCCTCCTGCGGATGGACGCCGAGGCGTTCGTCAACTGCGCGTACGTCCGTCAGGGCGAGGTGAACAAGCTCATCCACGCCTCGCCAAGCGACCGCCAGGACATGATCGACGACCTCCTGCAACTGGGCGCGCTCGAGGAGTACCGCGAGCGCGCGAGCGACGCGCGGCTGGGCGTGAAGACGGTCCTTGACGGCCAGCAGGACGTCCTCGAGGACGTTCGAAGTCAGGTCGAACGAAAGGAGGACAAGGACCTCCACGAACGCCTGAACGAACTCGAGGAAAGGCGGGCCGACCTCGCGGCGGACATCGAGAACTACGAGTCCCAGCGCGAGAACGCGAGCGACACCCTCGAGGCCTCGACGGAGATCCTCGAGCGCCACGAGGAGACCCGCGAGGAGATCGAAACGCTCGAAGATGAAATAGAGACGATTCGATCCAAGATCGCCGAGACCGAGCGAAAACGCGAGGGCGCGGGAGAGACGATCGACGATCGAAAGACGCGGCGGGACGAACTCGCAGACGAGCGCGAGAGGGTTCTCGCGGCTATCGACCACGTG is a genomic window containing:
- the aroC gene encoding chorismate synthase produces the protein MNGNTFGRLFQVTTFGESHGEAMGCTVSGCPAGLELSESDIQGDLDRRKPGQSMITTSRGEADAVSIKSGVQDGYTTGTPIGMVIQNKDARSGKYEPFITAPRPSHGDFTYSAKFGTRNWGGGGRSSARETVNWVAAGAIAKKILATQGIELKAHVNQIGSVEAPEVSFEEIIEHSEENDVRCAHPETAAEMQELIEDYQEEGDSIGGSIYFEAQGVPTGLGAPRFDSLSARLGQAMMAVPATTAFEFGLGREAREWTGKDRNDDWEFDADGNPTPVENDHGGIQGGISSGEPIYGEVTLHAPTSIPKSQQTADWETGELKEEKVIGRHDPVLPPRGVPVVEAMLALTLVDFMLLSGRINPDRLDDQPGEYDTDYHPSNPQNE
- a CDS encoding LolA family protein, translating into MRRRRLIAAGVTGALAGCLEKTSSADDPSGDDLVRAAIDAREAVNNLAAVRTMTAETPEETIERRERLFQRPPDAQRREVLESSDSRAPEGTVSVRTQAVTWGYYPTTGKVLERHHPNRFVEDRTRLILQSLLEEYDLALDGTDTVDDRDAYVVDATPKSDEEVGRSIELLVGETIYTIPLGGGGR
- the aroA gene encoding 3-phosphoshikimate 1-carboxyvinyltransferase, which codes for MNVTLAPSELEGTATAPPSKSYTHRAILASGYADSATVRDALWSADTRATARAVTLFGGSVTRSDDGTLEIEGFDGTPEVPADVIDCDNSGTTMRLVTAAAALADGTSVLTGDGSLRSRPQGPLLEALSDLGADAASTRQNGQAPLVVTGPLSGDRVSIPGDVSSQYITALLMAGAVTAEGLEIDLETELKSAPYVDVTIEVLADFGVDAESTDDGFAVPGGQSYAPEGGEYAVPGDFSSISYPLAAGAIASEGGVRIEGAHPSAQGDTAIVDVVDRMGANVEWNRDDGTIDVSTGALEGIDVSVEDTPDLLPTIATLGAVADGETRITDAEHVRYKETDRVSAMAEELEKMGVETTETRDSLTVHGDESTVRGAIVDGRGDHRIVMSLALAGLVADGETTIRGGEHVDVSFPGFFDTLSSLGATLETEN
- a CDS encoding GMP synthase subunit A, with the translated sequence MTKIVVVDNHGQFTHLEDRALRDLGVDSELIDNDTPPEDVDADGVVLSGGPDMDRTGESAAYLESDMPVLGICLGMQLIAEELGGRVGGGEYGGYADVTVDLHSEDDPLTGSLYPETRVWASHADEVKEVPDGFERTASSDVCGVEAMSDTDRDLYGVQWHPEVAHTEEGDEIFENFLEICAGN
- a CDS encoding M24 family metallopeptidase, whose translation is MDIDLEPLRSALAAEGIDGYLIDADGSDSDQRYVSDFTAPDPYQTLVTTAPTGQSSGSAGPSEPTGSSESAESPGSDEFGGRRGVHLLVSGLEYGRARTDATVDSIARRADFDYRDRVAEYGPQEGTVRTIAAFLESHDVESVAVPPSFPTGTADGLRERGISVTVESQRIVETEIRARKSGWEVEQIQSTQRANERAMAVAEELIATADVEDGVLVYDGDPLTSERVTTEIEIELLRNGCALDETIVACGADGADPHDRGSGPLEADELIVIDIFPRDKETGYFGDMTRTFLRGVPSEEQRRRYDVTQRAYEAALEAVEAGVTGAAVHDVACDVIEDAGYETLRSDPTTETGYIHNTGHGVGLDIHEQPTVSPSGGELEPGHVISIEPGIYDPAVGGVRIEDLVVVTEDGHRNFNEYGVRLEPRA
- a CDS encoding ABC transporter ATP-binding protein gives rise to the protein MNAITATDLTKRFDGTVVVDNLDLVVPSGTVYGFLGPNGAGKTTTMRMLTTLTRPTSGSATIMGEPVTDRDAVRSSIGYLPEDPPVFDELTGREQLEYYARLRDIPEETANKRIDGWLDRFDLRADATKRIEAYSKGMRQKIGLIQALLHEPDVVFLDEPTSGLDPRAARTVLDVLDQVADEGHTVFLSTHILSVVEELADLVGVLYQGRIVEEGDPAELTGTLEAAEDSTLEDVFLSVTTDHSAPVVGE